In a genomic window of Sulfurihydrogenibium sp.:
- a CDS encoding branched-chain amino acid transaminase, whose product MAIVYFENKFVPEEEAKISIKTNSFHYGTAVFEGIRAYYNKENDKMYGLFFKEHYERLFKNMKILNMSIEETIEQLVDITAQLVKINNHKEDVYIRPIVYFSDLAIGPKLIGYTAKIAIYTLPLGDYIDTDKGIKAKVSSWIRVSDNMIPPRLKVTGAYVNSAMAKTEALLAGAEEAIVLNKDGYVSEGSAENIFIVRNGKLITPPVSDDILEGITRNAVMEIARDLNIPVVERSISRTELYVADEVFFCGTGAQISPVIEIDGKPIADGKVGKITKMIKDIYFDAVRGKNERYKHWIIEID is encoded by the coding sequence GCAGTATTTGAAGGAATTAGGGCTTATTACAACAAAGAAAACGATAAAATGTACGGCTTATTTTTTAAAGAACACTATGAAAGACTTTTTAAAAACATGAAAATATTAAACATGAGTATTGAAGAAACGATAGAACAGCTTGTAGACATAACAGCACAGTTGGTTAAAATTAATAATCATAAAGAAGATGTTTATATAAGACCGATTGTGTATTTCTCTGATTTGGCGATTGGACCAAAATTAATTGGATACACCGCAAAAATTGCAATTTATACGTTACCTCTTGGAGATTATATAGACACAGATAAAGGAATTAAGGCTAAGGTTTCTTCTTGGATAAGAGTAAGTGACAATATGATTCCACCAAGATTAAAGGTTACGGGTGCTTATGTAAACTCAGCAATGGCAAAAACAGAGGCATTATTAGCCGGAGCAGAAGAGGCAATCGTATTAAATAAAGATGGTTATGTTTCTGAAGGCAGTGCAGAAAATATTTTCATCGTTAGAAACGGAAAGCTTATAACCCCGCCGGTGAGTGATGATATTTTAGAAGGAATAACAAGAAATGCAGTTATGGAAATAGCAAGAGATTTAAACATACCTGTTGTAGAAAGAAGCATTTCAAGAACAGAGCTTTACGTGGCTGACGAAGTATTCTTCTGTGGAACAGGAGCCCAGATTTCTCCAGTAATTGAGATAGATGGCAAGCCAATAGCAGATGGTAAAGTCGGAAAAATAACGAAGATGATTAAAGATATATATTTTGATGCAGTAAGAGGTAAAAACGAAAGATATAAACACTGGATTATTGAGATAGATTGA